A genomic segment from Lujinxingia sediminis encodes:
- a CDS encoding SDR family oxidoreductase: MNVFQAGLFEGKVVLITGGGTGIGRALALAFGELGAMVVIAARREGPLSGVVKTIEDRGGRACMYTLDVRDEARVEEVVRGIWQDVGGVDVLVNNAGGNFMSPAVAMSAHGFRTVLDINLVGTFLMSQAVGRRWLDEGREGSIVNISATNAEYGSPLMAHSGASKAGINNLTQTLAVEWGGTGVRVNAVLPGPVRTEGSDERLWTDAALVERVEEGIPLGRFTTPRDVVGVVVFLASEAGAFLTGSLIALDGGERLRSLIF, from the coding sequence ATGAATGTGTTTCAAGCGGGGCTCTTTGAAGGGAAGGTCGTGCTGATCACCGGCGGGGGGACCGGCATCGGTCGAGCGTTGGCGCTGGCGTTTGGTGAGTTAGGGGCCATGGTGGTGATAGCGGCCCGGCGTGAGGGCCCGCTGTCCGGGGTGGTGAAGACGATTGAGGACCGGGGAGGGCGTGCGTGCATGTATACCCTCGATGTTCGAGACGAGGCCCGGGTCGAAGAGGTCGTTCGCGGGATCTGGCAGGACGTCGGGGGTGTGGACGTACTTGTGAATAATGCCGGGGGGAACTTTATGAGCCCTGCTGTGGCGATGAGTGCGCACGGATTTAGAACCGTGTTGGACATCAACCTGGTCGGGACATTTTTGATGAGCCAGGCGGTGGGAAGGCGTTGGCTGGATGAAGGGCGGGAGGGAAGCATCGTCAATATCAGTGCTACCAACGCTGAGTACGGCTCACCGCTGATGGCGCACTCCGGGGCGAGCAAGGCGGGGATCAACAATCTGACGCAGACGCTGGCCGTGGAGTGGGGTGGGACGGGTGTTCGTGTCAACGCGGTGTTGCCCGGTCCTGTGCGTACGGAAGGAAGTGACGAGCGTCTGTGGACGGATGCGGCGCTGGTGGAGCGGGTGGAAGAGGGGATTCCGCTGGGGCGTTTCACGACGCCCCGCGACGTGGTGGGCGTGGTGGTGTTTCTGGCCTCGGAAGCCGGGGCTTTTCTGACCGGATCGTTGATTGCGCTTGATGGTGGTGAGCGTCTACGGAGTTTGATCTTTTGA
- a CDS encoding tetratricopeptide repeat protein → MSEGERVWTRLYPAMVSVLGGVGLGLAVTYLVGAWLSAQPGWELWAEFFRPKAMGLMLVPYVFLLAHLLLRVHVGHFLLGRGEVEAAERYASRRGRPSMLRSRREAANQRAVWARALVRQGRYSQAREVLLGGIRFAPSYYEAELRRWLIEVALRQGDHEAVLEQFGQLGEDLGKGHRQAALRACRAELALRQGDMKGYEEEMTRSLWADPGHPRAGLTRTLAMVEFAGKAAERSDALAMLVLVEGRVGDEIPARRSELAALRAWLLAAEGREEEARQALEESLSGPQDSWSKQVIESVRAEIATLEPA, encoded by the coding sequence TTGAGCGAGGGCGAGAGGGTGTGGACGCGTTTGTATCCTGCGATGGTGTCGGTGTTGGGTGGGGTGGGGCTGGGGCTAGCAGTGACGTATCTGGTGGGAGCGTGGCTCTCAGCGCAGCCTGGGTGGGAGCTGTGGGCGGAGTTTTTCCGCCCCAAAGCGATGGGCCTAATGCTGGTGCCTTATGTGTTTTTGTTGGCCCATCTGTTGTTGCGTGTGCACGTGGGCCATTTTCTGCTGGGTCGTGGGGAGGTGGAAGCCGCGGAGCGCTATGCGAGTCGTCGCGGGAGGCCCTCGATGTTGCGGAGTCGCAGGGAGGCGGCGAATCAGCGGGCGGTGTGGGCGCGAGCGCTGGTGAGGCAGGGGCGCTACTCGCAGGCGCGTGAGGTGCTCCTGGGTGGGATTCGGTTTGCGCCGAGTTACTATGAGGCGGAGCTGCGCCGGTGGTTGATCGAGGTGGCGTTGCGTCAGGGAGATCACGAAGCAGTGCTGGAGCAGTTCGGTCAGCTTGGCGAGGACCTGGGTAAGGGGCACCGTCAGGCTGCGCTTCGGGCGTGTCGTGCGGAATTGGCGCTGCGTCAGGGGGATATGAAGGGATATGAAGAGGAGATGACGCGCTCGTTATGGGCAGATCCGGGGCATCCTCGGGCCGGACTTACACGAACGCTGGCGATGGTGGAGTTTGCGGGGAAGGCAGCGGAGCGCAGTGATGCGCTGGCGATGCTTGTGCTTGTCGAGGGGCGAGTTGGCGACGAGATTCCAGCGCGTAGGAGCGAGTTGGCGGCGCTGCGAGCGTGGCTTCTGGCGGCGGAGGGGCGTGAGGAGGAGGCTCGCCAGGCGCTTGAGGAGTCGTTGTCGGGTCCGCAGGACAGCTGGTCGAAGCAGGTGATTGAGAGCGTGCGCGCGGAGATTGCGACGCTGGAGCCGGCCTGA
- a CDS encoding FKBP-type peptidyl-prolyl cis-trans isomerase, with protein sequence MGLAYKVCDGRGELIEEVTRFQPRYYIHGYEQILPALERSLSGLVCGERFCVTLSPAQAFGPYDERLCQRVARWRFPADVTLVEGARLELGIDDHGLGIAAGAVMFCIKKVEAEEVVVDGNHPLAGKDLTFDGEVVEVRRATFSELEAMGPPPGQRFHL encoded by the coding sequence GTGGGGTTGGCCTACAAGGTATGCGATGGACGCGGCGAGCTGATCGAGGAAGTGACACGGTTTCAGCCGCGCTATTACATTCACGGATACGAGCAGATTTTGCCGGCATTGGAGCGTTCGTTGAGCGGGCTTGTCTGTGGGGAGCGCTTCTGCGTGACGTTGAGCCCGGCGCAGGCATTTGGGCCCTATGATGAGCGTCTCTGTCAGCGGGTGGCGCGCTGGCGATTTCCGGCGGACGTGACGCTTGTGGAGGGGGCTCGCCTGGAGTTGGGCATTGATGATCACGGCCTGGGGATCGCTGCGGGCGCGGTGATGTTTTGCATCAAGAAGGTGGAGGCCGAGGAGGTCGTCGTTGATGGAAATCATCCCCTTGCCGGCAAGGATCTCACGTTTGACGGGGAGGTCGTGGAGGTGCGGCGGGCGACGTTCAGCGAGCTAGAGGCGATGGGTCCGCCACCGGGCCAGCGTTTTCATCTCTGA
- a CDS encoding GIY-YIG nuclease family protein has product MASKQPPRSPLQNVHALFLDLQTTGGSPLMAHPLELAFQHGVQGQPSSLTFELPEEASLTRHVQKMHRLDQPREHALPSALAWQTFASVLKPGSLVIAHYARFERRFIEHALPDCDARWLCTHAIARRLLPQIPRAGLTAIAGYFGHRLNAKHSAASHLEATIVVWHHLTALLHDRHGITTLEELDRWLQAPATPPAADAAASRYAIDREHRLSLPSSPGVYHFYDRADHLLYIGKATDLHSRVNSYFRTRRGLSEARKELVSQVARVETHAYATALEAALAEVDAIKHFAPPYNQALLPRDHPAQYLNQAAQTCDHLTSEFRFGPLFSLRALHEARAIWTLEEPWPTEAATLARTRFARDHRLTTHAFGPLSAWLQAGLALWPPPEPEPEPDDGERHDAFPDPTRVDTELIALLDEDAIYRRLQSCARHLSWQIRRARILSQLTDARLFWTPSAHPDMLRTIELREARITHRDTLALSTNLPSSSFPARPWLERLALLDGPTHDRLRVLATEIRRLIPDAPLLRLHTRSGVYERDALREIWTLF; this is encoded by the coding sequence ATGGCCTCAAAACAACCCCCACGCTCTCCCCTTCAGAACGTCCACGCCCTCTTCCTGGACCTGCAGACCACCGGTGGCTCCCCTCTGATGGCCCACCCGCTGGAGCTCGCGTTTCAACATGGCGTGCAGGGCCAACCCTCAAGCCTGACCTTCGAGCTACCGGAAGAAGCCTCACTGACACGCCACGTCCAAAAGATGCACAGGCTCGATCAACCTCGCGAGCACGCGCTGCCATCAGCGCTCGCCTGGCAGACGTTTGCCTCTGTGCTGAAGCCCGGCTCCCTGGTCATCGCTCATTACGCGCGCTTTGAGCGCCGCTTTATCGAACATGCCCTCCCCGATTGTGACGCCCGTTGGCTGTGTACACACGCCATCGCACGGCGCCTCCTTCCGCAGATCCCTCGCGCCGGCCTCACGGCCATCGCCGGCTACTTCGGCCACCGCCTGAATGCCAAACACAGCGCTGCCAGTCACCTGGAGGCCACCATCGTTGTCTGGCACCACCTCACAGCGTTGCTCCACGACCGGCACGGCATCACAACCCTCGAAGAGCTCGATCGCTGGCTCCAGGCTCCGGCCACACCTCCGGCAGCCGACGCGGCAGCATCGCGTTACGCCATCGACCGTGAGCACCGTCTGAGCCTCCCTTCAAGCCCGGGCGTCTACCACTTCTACGATCGCGCCGATCACCTCCTCTACATCGGCAAAGCCACCGATCTTCACTCCCGGGTCAACTCCTACTTCCGCACGCGTCGAGGCCTCAGTGAAGCTCGCAAAGAGCTCGTCTCCCAGGTCGCCCGCGTCGAAACACACGCTTATGCCACCGCCCTTGAGGCCGCTCTGGCTGAAGTCGACGCCATCAAACACTTCGCTCCGCCCTACAATCAGGCACTCCTCCCTCGCGACCACCCCGCGCAATACCTCAACCAGGCCGCGCAAACCTGCGATCACCTCACCTCCGAGTTCCGCTTCGGACCGCTCTTCTCGCTTCGCGCCCTGCACGAGGCCCGCGCCATCTGGACGCTGGAGGAGCCCTGGCCCACCGAAGCGGCAACTCTCGCCCGCACGCGATTCGCACGCGATCACAGGCTCACAACACACGCCTTCGGACCGCTCAGCGCCTGGCTCCAAGCAGGCCTCGCGCTCTGGCCTCCTCCCGAGCCCGAGCCCGAGCCCGACGACGGCGAGCGTCACGACGCTTTCCCAGACCCAACACGGGTCGACACCGAGCTCATCGCCCTCCTTGACGAAGACGCTATCTACCGCCGCCTGCAATCCTGCGCGCGACACTTGAGCTGGCAGATTCGCCGCGCCCGTATCCTCAGCCAACTCACCGACGCCCGCCTGTTCTGGACCCCGTCGGCCCACCCCGACATGCTGCGCACCATCGAGCTCCGAGAGGCCCGCATCACCCATCGCGACACTCTGGCGCTCTCGACAAACCTCCCTTCCTCCTCCTTCCCCGCCCGACCCTGGCTTGAGCGCCTTGCCCTGCTCGACGGTCCCACCCACGACCGACTTCGCGTGCTCGCCACTGAAATCCGACGCCTCATCCCCGATGCCCCCCTCCTGCGACTTCACACACGATCGGGGGTGTACGAACGCGACGCCCTGCGCGAGATCTGGACGCTCTTCTAA
- a CDS encoding sigma factor-like helix-turn-helix DNA-binding protein encodes MAENKKRRRTANKRGARKGLRRSKTIALKKLSEAERQEIAEVFQSIESKRPAHRDQCRMAERPCPYVSCKYHLYLDVNPHTGSIKLNFPGLEVWELSETCALDVADRGGITLEEVGELLNLTRERIRQVEATGLEKLRDEYDD; translated from the coding sequence ATGGCTGAGAACAAGAAGCGACGGCGCACCGCAAACAAACGCGGCGCCCGCAAAGGGCTTCGTCGTAGCAAGACGATCGCCCTCAAGAAGCTCTCGGAGGCCGAACGCCAGGAGATCGCCGAGGTCTTCCAATCCATTGAGAGCAAGCGCCCCGCCCACCGCGACCAATGCCGCATGGCGGAGCGCCCCTGCCCTTACGTCTCCTGCAAATACCACCTCTACCTCGACGTCAACCCGCACACGGGCTCGATCAAGCTGAACTTCCCCGGACTGGAAGTCTGGGAGCTCTCCGAGACCTGCGCGCTGGACGTGGCCGACCGCGGTGGCATCACCCTTGAGGAGGTCGGCGAGTTGCTTAACCTCACCCGCGAACGCATCCGCCAGGTCGAGGCCACCGGCCTGGAGAAGCTGCGAGACGAATACGACGATTAA